One Candidatus Neomarinimicrobiota bacterium genomic window, CTTTCTTGATACGTCCAACGATTTCATCAAACAGCTTCTCCTGAAACTGTTTTATATGCTTCAGCCCCACCTCAGTATAGGCATTTTCCTTTCCAATATAGTCGACGACTTTTTGTGTCTGCTCGTCCGGTTCCTTGGCATTCTTCTGATCATCAGTGAGACGCATCCAGTAGTAATCATCTATGCGCGTATGATCGTGAGTCGTCAGTTCTCTGGGGATCTTTTCAGCGATGGGCGGTATCATTAAACTCTCCTTCAGAATGTTTTGTGTACAAGAAACAAAAAGGCAAACAGTCAGCAGTATAGTGATTTTCATTCTTTCCTCCCGGCTGTACCATTTATCATATAATAATGGAGATTTTCCCAAAACTTACTCTCGATTCAATCTATTCAGACATATTAAAAAAATCAATAATCTTGGCTGAGAGACCTCAATAACAAATCTTCCTTGACCTTCAATTTTTATTTAACTAGCTTGTACTAACTTAATTAAGTTTTTGTAGAGCACATCAGATAATCGAATCATAAGGAGATATTTCATGTTAAAACGTACAGCAGCTTTAACTATTGTCATGGTTTGGACAATAGGACTTTATGCTCAATCAGAACCAGAACGTATCTACAGCATTTTCTATATGAAAGCCAAAAACGGAAAGGGAGATCAGCTGGAAAAAGGGATGGCCAATCATATCCAGAAATTTCACAACGATGGGAAATGGCCTGAGTATGTGCATGAAATAATTGCGGGGGAGAGGACAGGTCAGTACTTTCATTTCACTGCTCCTCACCGCTGGGTCGATTTTGACAATCGGTTGAGATCTGAAAAAGATATTAAGGACTGGCAGATGAATCTGTTACCTTACGTTGATGAGAACTCCTCTTCCTTTCAGACAAGTTATGTAGCTTATATGCCTGAGTTGAGCCTTCCTTATGAAGCAAACTTCAATATGTACAGGGTCACCTACTTTTACGTCAGGCCAGGCAAGGACGCTGACTTTATTTATTTCATAGAGAAAGCGAATGAATCACATAAAAAGTTGAAAGATGGCCATAAGCATCACTTCTACAAAACAGTAATGGGCGGTGACGGGGGTGTTTACGCATCAGTTCACCCTTTGGATAAATTTGAAGGAATGTATGAGATGGGTTCATCCATGAGAAAGGCGTTTGATGAAAAAGAGGTAAAAAGGCTGCAAAACATTTTTAGCGGTGCAGTTAAAAAAACGACCAGTGAATTGAGGAAAGTCCGACCTGATCTGAGTTCCAAGAATTAATTGCCGGAACCCATAATGATATAACATATCCAGGCGACCTCTTTTATAAACAAAAAAGCCCCCGCAAGGGGGTTTTTTGCATAGGTCCGGTACATTCAGCTGCTATATAAAAGCGTAGAAAACTACCAAAGGCATCAGAATGGGAATATTTTCCTCGGTCAATTAGAGTGCCTCTCAGATTTGACATTTTGGACAATAATGGGTACTTCTTTGACTTAATACTATTCTCTTAATTTCACTATCAGCACACCGTGCACACGGCATTCCTGTCCTGCGAAAAACATTCAGGTGCGCCTCATTTTTTCCCCTTCTTCCGGCAATACTGTAGAAGTTTGTTTGCCCTGTTCCCAGGGTTGTGCCCAGATTCTGGAGTCCTTCTCTCAGTACGCGTTGGATGGCGCGATGAAGCGCCTCTACCTCACTATTACTCAAGCTTGAAGCTGAACGGGATGGATGGATAGACGCATGCCAAAGCGCCTCATCGATGTAGATATTGCCGAGACCAACAACAAAACTCTGATCCAGCAATAGTGGCTTTACCGCTCGCCGTCTTTTTGCCAGCATATCTACGAACCGAGTCTTCGTGAACGACGCATCCAGCGGTTCCGGACCGAGCTTTCCCAATACGTCCTCAGGATTGCGTACCAGATACCAGCGTCCGAATTTCCGCGTATCGTGAAAACGCAACTGCCTGTCATCATCCAAATCCAGTACAACATGCTCATGAGGTAACCGCTCTTCGTCAGCGGTCTTTATATGCAATCGGCCTGTCATTCGTAGGTGGATCAACAGAAAATCTTCGCTTAATTGCAGAATGATATACTTGCCCCGCCGGGA contains:
- the mutM gene encoding DNA-formamidopyrimidine glycosylase, producing MPELPEVQTVINDLNEIGLISTAIKRAHVYWERTIATPGCKEFRKRIERQRITAISRRGKYIILQLSEDFLLIHLRMTGRLHIKTADEERLPHEHVVLDLDDDRQLRFHDTRKFGRWYLVRNPEDVLGKLGPEPLDASFTKTRFVDMLAKRRRAVKPLLLDQSFVVGLGNIYIDEALWHASIHPSRSASSLSNSEVEALHRAIQRVLREGLQNLGTTLGTGQTNFYSIAGRRGKNEAHLNVFRRTGMPCARCADSEIKRIVLSQRSTHYCPKCQI